gacgagagtgatgaggacatggacacagacttctctcaaagcacgggccctgccaatgtgggcatcatggtgctaattgggcaggttcatgcggtggaatgccaattctgggctagggaaacaagcacagactggtgggaccgcatagtgttgcaggtctgggatgattcccagtggctgcgaaagtttcgcatgcataagggcactttcatggaactttgtaacttactttcccctgccctgaggcgcaagaataccaagatgagagcagccctcacagctgagaagcgagtggcaatagccctgtggaagcttgcaacgccagacagctaccagtcagttgggaatcaatttggagtgggcaaatctactgtgggggctgctgtgatgcaagtagccaacgcaatcaaagatctgctgatatcaagggtagtgaccctgggaaatatgcaggtcatagtggatggctttgctgcaatgggattccctaactgtggtggagccataaacggaacccatatccctatcttggcaccggagcaccaagccagcgagtacataaaacgcaaggggtacttttcaatagtgctgcaagcactggtggatcacaagggacgtttcaccaacatcaacgtgggatggccaggaaaggtacatgacgctcgcatcttcaggaactctggtctgtttcaaaagctgcaggaagggactttcttcccagaccagaaaataactgttggggatgttgaaatgcctatagctatccttggggacccagcctaccccttaatgccatggctcatgaagccatacataggcagcctggagagtagtcaggagctgttcaactacaggctgagcaagtgcagaatggtggtagaatgtgcatttggacgtttaaaagcatgctggtgcagtttactgactcggttagacctcagcgaaaccaatattcccactgttattactgcttgctgtgcactccacaatatctgtgagagtaagggggaagacgtttatggaggggtgggaggatgaggcaaatcgtctggctgctggttatgcacagccagacaccagggcggttagaagggcacaggagggtgcggtgcgcatcagagaagctttgaaaaccagtttcatgactggccaggctacggtgtgaaagttctgtttgtttctccttgatgaaatcccccgccccttggttcactctacttccctgtaagctaaccatcttccccacctcccttcgatcaccacttgcagaggcaataatgtcattgttgcttcacattcatgcattctttattaattcatcacacaaatagggggataattaccagggtaggccaggagggatggtggaggagggaaggacaaggccacagagcactttaaaagtttaaaacttattgaatgccagccttctgttacttgggtaatcctctggggtggagtggctgggtagccggaggccccccccactgcattcttggtcatctgggtgaggaggctatggaacttggggaggagggcggttggttacacaggggctgtagcggcagtctgtgctcctgctgcctttcctacagctcaaccatacactgaagcatattagtttgatcctccagcagtctcagcattgaaccctgcctcctctcatcacgctgccgccacctttcagcttcagccctctcttcagcccgccacctctcctcccggtcattttgtgctttcctgcactctgacattgtctgcctccactcattcatctgtgctctgtcagtgtgggaggacagcatgagctcagagaacatttcatcgcaaatgcattttttttgccttctaatcttcgctagcctctgggaaggagaagatcctgtgatccttgaaacacatgcagttggtggaggaaaaaaaaaaaaggaacagtggtatttaaaaagacacattttatagaacaatgggtacactctttcacggtaaaccttgctggtAACATGAATGAATAGGAACTGATCTTTTCCCTCTAATATTTTTGGATCACAGGTTGTCCACTTGTTAACTCTGGAATTAAAGAGCTGAAACTTAAGAAAACAACACAGTCTGGATTTCAAGGCTTCCACAAGGACAAATACACCACAATTGCTGAACGGACTGACAGGGTTTTAAGTGCAGAACTATTCTGCAAGTGGTCCTATGGCGAGTGTAAAGATATTGACTTTGACTGCATATGGTACGTACTGAATTGAATCATGTGTTCTGGCAAATGTATTATCCTAGACTcccttcaaaaaaacaaacaaaccaaccctccACATGAAGTAGGGACAGCGCAGACTGTGCCCTAAAAGCAACCCCAGCTTGTTTTTTCTTACCATTAAAACTACCTTATTTATATTCtctaggcctgattttcagttgctgagcacccacagctcccattgacttcagctgaagttATGAGCGTTCAGTACTTCTGGAAATAAGGGTCTGAGTGCTAGATTGCCaggtggtgtaaactggtgtagctccgaTTCAGagttctgctgatttacaccagttgatgaTCTGGACTGGGTAGTTCATATTTGAACACAGCACACTTCGGCAAAATAAGCTAAATAGCTTAAATAAAATGCTGATTTGCAATATTACGGGGTTAGGGGGATTGGAGTGGGAGGCGGAATTGGTAAGGAGAGGGCTTAGTACAAACCCTGTGTTATATTGTTGCTAGAAAGAGACagaggaaatgaaaataaaatattacagatAAAAGTCAAGCATAATGGCaattaataaaatgtttcatcagTAATTTTAGAACTTTACTTTCATACAATATTTTTAAGCAACACTGTTCATGAGTGTGTCCTTGAGGCATTTTCTGGGCCACCTGACTGTGGGAAATACTCACCTTCTCACCAGAAGACTGTCAACAATATTCAGATGCTCACCCTGGCAAGAGTTCCACAGGTATCTTTTTCACCATTTAATATTTAGCTCATAATGAAAATACAGTTGTGGGATCCTCTGAGAAGTTGAGGCTAAGCCCATTTGTCTAGATAACCCAAGTAAAATATGAAACTGTCTGAAGAGGCAGCTGGCTGTTTTGAAAAAATGAGAATGGAGAGAAAATGCAGAACACTTCCTGTGAAGATAATGGGAGTGAAGGgaactcagcacttcacaggagcaGACTCAGAAATGAAAGGGAAGAATGCTACAGAATAACATTCAAGTGTTTCTAAAATGGGTCCATATTATCCTCTTTGCTCTCCTTCCTTTTGTGACCTTTCAATTGTTTAAATACTTTATCAGATTGTCATGCTGGAAAGTATGGTGACAAACTGTGACAGTTTCAGATTTTTATCGTTTCAGATACAGGAGATTGAAGTCACCTTGAACAACATTTATTATGATGTCATAGACCTGAAGAAATTTGAATTGACCAATGACAAGGAGGTGAgggaacttttaaaatattaaatgcatgGGGTCATCTAAAAACCCAGCCCACTAGAGATGTGTttcctttgcactgctctggtggTGCAAATTGGCCACAAAAGGTGGTTTAACCGGGTTCCTATGGATTCCCTCTTGTGATGTAGGGCCAGTGTGTTGAGGTTGTGGTGAAGGAAAGGGGATGTGGTCAGACCCCTGCTGTCCTCCAGAAATCCCCAGCTGCTAGAACAGCCTCTTGCTGTTTGGCTGCAGCTGGATACAATTTAGATCTGGGCCCAactctgggatgggagggggacaAGGGTGGAAGCTGTACAGCATTTGtctccctccccatcagctgCTCAGAGTGGTGCCCAGGtctggctgaggagctggcctgatgaagttacactagtataaacccggtataagtgagaggaaaatcagggtATTTGATTTTATGATTGCCACTTTTAACAGATGAATTAGTCTTCCCCTattctctgttttctttccccTGGATCTGGGTCCCCTTCCCTCACTACTCTTATCCTGGCCCCTTTTAAATAGCCAGTATaggtctgctcctgctcccatttaagttcatagcaaaaatcccattgacttcagtaagggcAGGAATGTTCCCTGTGGGCTTGATCTTTTGAGGTGTTGAGTGCCCTCAGGTTCTACGGAATATTGGTTTTAGTTCAATGATACCGCTGATGGGTACTCCAACTGGAGAAGAGCTACTCatgtatgattgctctctataaatatatcagagggataaatactggagagggagaggaattatttaagctcagtaccaatgtggacacaagaacaaatggatataaactggtcattggaagtgtagacttgaaattagatgaaggtttctaaccatcagaggagtgaagttttggaatagccttccaagggaagcagtgggggcaaaaagatcgatctggctttaagattaaacttgataaatttacagaggagatggtatgataggataaaaTGATTTGGTAattatttgatctttaaatattcatggtaaataggcctgatgggatgttagacggggtgggatctgagttactacagaaaattctttcctgggtatctggctggtgaatcttgcccatatgctcagggtttagctgatcgccatatttggggtcgggaaggaattttcctccagggcagattggaagaggtgctggaggtttttcaccttcctctgtagcatggggcacgggtcacttgctggaggattctctgctccttgaagtctttaaaccacgatttgaggacttcagtagctcagacataggtgaggggttttttgcaggagtgggtgggtgagattctgtggtctgcgttgtgtaagaggtcggactagatgatcataatggtcccttctgaccttactatctatgaatctatgtatatgTCATTTATGTTCAGGTTCTGATTCCAGTGGACATTCCCTATGCTTCTTATACATGCACTCTCGGTAGGAAGAAGTGCTTAAGAGAGCAAGCCTAAAATGCAAGAGATGAGCAGCAAGTCAATTGGATGGATGTTTTGACAAGGGACCAACTGAACATATGGGATCCATTCACACATACAGGACACACTTACCATGTGGTTTTCTTTTCAGAATGTATCCATTCCATTCATTGATCTAACTTTTCCCGCTACAAATTACAGAGATTGGGATTTTGAAAGGAGCCTAAGGAATTCAGCTATCCAAACCCCAACAAATCTCAATAGGATTTTTGCACCTAATTCTCTTGGgttcctttggaaatcccagccagaAACATTAAAATCAGTTCATTAGAAGACAATTATTTTTAGGCTTATTATGAAAGTTCCagttaattagttaatgtctgtaaTGTGCTTTGCACATTTAAAATCCTAAATCGGTTctataaattatttattaatggTCATGCATTAATTCAGTCTTCATATTAACActaaaatttataaaattatatCTTCTTTACAATATTAATAGTACAGATGTTGACTAATTTCCATTTAAGGGTTCTAGTTAGATGGCTGCTGCATTATTGCTCCTCAAACAACCAGTTATGGGGATTATGCAGCTATATAATGTTAATCATTGAAATGCTTAAGGTATTTCTTTGAGATTATTTAGGTCTTGTTCTTTAATTTAACAATACTATCATGACTTCTGAGCAGGCAGAGTCAACCAAAGAAGTGAGCTATGactttttggggagaaaaatgggTAGGCAAATTCCACTTTATTTACaactcatttaaaatgtttaagtactCCAGGACACAGCTTTGAGCACAGATATTAAATAGCAAAATCAGCACATCTTACTCCTATGTGTTCACAACCTGCAGCTAACACATCCACAATATAGAACCTGCTCAAATCCCACCAGCTTGAAACTGCTGCCTTTAGTTTCCAAGGGCAGGATTTTAAAAGCTACTAAGTGACATAGGAGCTTAAATCCAATGTGACTTGTGCCCAAatcacttgggcacttttgaaaatcgcaCCCCAAAATGCTTTGGGCATTAAAATCCTCACTCAATATATTTAGACTTATTTTGCCCTACTGGATCTGATCACGTGCTTTGGGTAGCACTAAAAATTAGGGAACACATCCTGAATAGGAATTTAGGAAACCGAGGTTGCTTGTAACATAGGagcatctctccctctcttttgcACAAAAGGATTCATCTGCTTGTGTTAAACGCTGCATAAAATTGGAAGGCAGCTACTGCTCATCAAAATGTGACATCTTCTTAACGACAATAGAACAACTTATATCAAGGGTTGGATTTGTTCCAGATGTGCTTTTATTTGCCTGAACTGATGACTAGTTGACCCAACTAATTGGTCTGTAGTTCTTTTAACTCTGTGCTGAACATTACTTCCTTCCTTGTGTGAAGTTTATTGTATTACATTTGAGGGTCTCATCTCTTTTCTATTTCTGCTGCATTATTATTTAGATGACTACATGGTCTTGTAGATTATCTATACAtcttttaatagaaaaataaaaagcaaagtttaaaagaaaactgcttCTTGGCTATTATATTGAATTGGGAAGAGCCCATATCgatttcattaaaatgaatataTACCAGATAACATTACTAATATTAATTTCAGATCAGTCCCCCCAAAAATGTTCCACCTCTTccatttaaactaaaaaaaaggaTTCCCCTGAACATTGCATTATCCACTCTTCCTTGGTTAAGCAGGTAGTTTATTGTGTGTGGACAGCCTGCTCATTGTGGTTTGACAAACTTAATGGAAGCAATAACACAGAAAGAAGACAACAAAACCCTATTCAGACTTCCCATTGGTTCTGAACACACATCATTGCTCATGCCAGGCAGTCTCTCTAGAGCGCTGTAGCTGTGTAGGCATTTCAGCCCAGCTTTGAAAAGGTATTTAAACAGTGCTCGCTTGCAATTGCAATGCCTAAGagctggatttttaaaggtatttaggtgcctagctttCATGGATTTCAATAAAAATTAGGcccctaaatatctttaaaaatctatgtCTAGGTGACTTAGatggctaagtcccattttcaaaagtgacgagGGACTTGGGAGCATAAGTCTCATTAAAAGTCAAACTAGGATTTAGCCATCTAAATCACTTAGACtttgcaacactgagcagagcaacacCTGAAAACCGTTACAAATCTGGCATGTGTGCATGACTCTTAGGCAGGCAATAGACTGATGAGTAGAAAAGTGCCAAACATCCAACAAGAACTCATGCGAGAAGAGGTGTTAGACCTGAGGTCCTGAACAAACTCCAATCTGGATCATTACTTTCTAAGTACACAGACTCCCTGAAGTTTTATCTGGCAGAAAAATTCTTCCTCCCCAGTCCTAAAGGGCTGCGGAGTTGACTGCACAGGTTCACtcagagttggctgtatttttgTGGTGATGAAATGGCTTCAATATGTATGTGGCCTGATGTCAACAGGTGTTTCACCTGAGTAAAGCGCACAGGAGCAATCCCATAGTTTTGTAACACTTTTTGAAACCTTTGAGATGAAAGGCACAATGTAAGGTAATGTAATCATTACCATTAAAAACAGGTGCTCCCTGCTGCCCATTACAAAAACATGTGGATGTGGAGTCTTTCACCAAAATGCCCTCCAAAATAATTTCCTTGGCTGCATATGTATTGGAACtaaggatgctgggggtgctgctgcattccctggcttgaagtggtttccatcatacacagtggttagagtttggttcaatggctctcagtacccccactgtacaaattgttccagcacccctgcaaatTGGCTGGGGCTTGGACCTTGCATCGTTGGTTCATCCTCCCACATAGTTCACCAGTGGCTTATGAAtaggtccctaccaaattcatggtccgttttggtcaatttcacagtcataggattttaaaaatcataaatttcatgatttcagctatttaaatctgaaatttcacagtgttgttattttaggggtcctgacccaaaaaaagttatgggggggtcacaaggttattgtagtggggggttgtggtactgctatccttacttctgcactgctgctggaggtggtgctgccttcagagctgggtagctgaaGAGTgacggctgctggccaggagcccagctctgaaggcagatccGCCACCGGacgcagcacagaagtaaggatgacatggtatggtattgctacccttacttctgcactgctgcctgcagaactgggccctcagtcagcagctgccaccctctggcgcccagctctgaaggcagcaacgcagaagtaagggtggcatggtatggtgttttcacccttaattctgtgctgctgctggtggggcactgccttcagagctgaccAGCCAGCCAACAGCCattgctctccagccacccagctctgaaggcagcacagaagtaagggtggcaatactgtgacaccCCTAcagctcccttttgggtcaggaacccAATTTGAGaatggtaaaagcacacaaaagaccagatttcacggtctgggatgcatttttcatggccgggAATTTGGTAGGGACCTCCCTGTGGAGGCTTGCAGACTAGACTCCATAACCTACAATTAAAACTGAAGTGGTAGTCTCAGATATGCACATAAGTTCCTATCATTTTGATTTCCATTCCTATACCAGCCAACATTTGGTCAATCCTGGTAGCTGGCCAGAAAGGTTTCACTACAGTCCCCATCAACCATTGATTAAGCTCCAAATGCAACCAATTTTATATAAGACATGTGCAAAGACATCATTAAATAGGCTAAGAACGTAGAGatgaaattccattttcaaagtCAGTACAATTACTCTCTATAAATTAACCTTACCACAGTGCAGAATTGTATATTGTGCATAGCTAAGTATGATACGAAgaaaattttctaaaataatataaaatctcTTATCTTTAAATATACCGGGCAAGTCTATTGCAGCTGCTtcaatctttaaagaaaaaacccAGTTCACTTCcaccctcctttttatttttggacATTAGAATACCACTTCCACATGAAgccaaataaaagtaaaatcgaAGCAATATCGGGTcctcatattttttttctaaatgctaGAAACATAATCCTAAAATGAAGTGAACTGCTCTGAGATTTTCAATTACCAATAAAACGGTTGACTGTAAATATCAGTAAGAAGATTTGTTAAGATAAACTATCTGCTGTTTGGGGCACATCAAATAACCAGCCAGCTCTCTCATG
This genomic window from Dermochelys coriacea isolate rDerCor1 chromosome 8, rDerCor1.pri.v4, whole genome shotgun sequence contains:
- the LOC119860117 gene encoding uricase-like; the encoded protein is MQQPAVCHLPNEDVEVLNSEYGKNVIKLLRIRRDDKKHFIKEVEACVHIRLNSVNEYLHGDNSAVIPTDTIKNIVLALAKCKGIQTIEQFALDICNHFLSSYCHVVYVKTYVQEVPWRRLEKNGIPHVHSFICVPEGIRFCEAEQCQNGCPLVNSGIKELKLKKTTQSGFQGFHKDKYTTIAERTDRVLSAELFCKWSYGECKDIDFDCICNTVHECVLEAFSGPPDCGKYSPSHQKTVNNIQMLTLARVPQIQEIEVTLNNIYYDVIDLKKFELTNDKEVLIPVDIPYASYTCTLGRKKCLREQA